The following DNA comes from Solanum stenotomum isolate F172 chromosome 11, ASM1918654v1, whole genome shotgun sequence.
tggaaataaaataaagagatatTAAATGTTAGTATATTATATGAAGAGTATTTTGAAGATTACAAAAGATAATAGGATTAAAATTGTAACTATAAAATCATGAGTTGGAGTAATCAACTTATGACTGATTTTGATTTACAAGCATTTGACGAATAAAACCAAAAAATGATTATAAGctaattagtttaattaatttatacatttagcCAAATAGGCTATTGTatcttatatttaataaatttaactgaattcaatattttcatatgaaatgtgtatgaaaattactcaaaatttatataaatatataaaatttagaattcatatttaaatatattttcttttagaaaaagtaATAACTCCGATAGAGACAAAAATAGGGCGGTGGAGAATTACACAATACTGACTCATCATGAATGTTTATATTCTTTGTTTCAACTTCATGACATTGATGTGTTTTTGACTCaattaaagtttattttattttatttgcaatatttcccttcactataattatttttttatagtattttctttaacttatttttgaagaaagcatcattacacTACTCCATGAgaagttaattacttaattaatggaatataataactttgagaaaatatttcaattacaaGATCCCTTCTTTTAGATATTTCACAATGTCCTGGCTATTCACGAAGTGAGAAGTAAATGATTAATTatcgatttattttttgaaagaatatatttttttcgaaAATCCTACAAGATTTGTTCGTTTTTTTTATAGTATACTATTGGACCAACAAATTAAATTGGTTGTGGGTAATCTTTAAAAAGAAACATATTAATAGATTTTGCATTCCAATAATTAAGCCTAAAACTAGTTTTTGATGTTTCAAAATGCAATGATATAGATCCACTTACCTAATTAAAGTCCATGGACAATTAGTGTACTCATTTTCCTATTACCCCACTCCTGATTCCTAAATCTAactattataatattttgtttgtattatttgaactttatttacaattttttaatcttttttttcctaattgttCTTCTCCTTTTTAGTTGTGTGAGAATTTATATGTCAATTATTCCACCTTTTAttccataaaataatatataatttaacttatACACATATTAGTTAtgcaaatttcaaattataaattagatgctatatttatttttaatgtaccTCCTAACCAACTATTAATCATACGTGACAACCCCTTGATGTTATAAAAGTATCGCGAATTTTCCCTCttcattttaatcaaaatgacaTGTCGATTACCACATCAATCCTTCTTCTTTCATCAATATCCATAGTGATcaacataaattatatatatatatatatattaaatctcTTGTAATAGTAAATGAGCAGACATGCCATTTTGATGATGCAATGTTTAAAGTCATGCTATATATAGAAATATGCTACCTCTACTAACATATACCGTGGTGCAGCGATAGAACTGCTTTATTCTTAACCAGAAATCTTAGGTTCGGATCCTGAGTATGAAGAAAATCTTGTTGCAAGCGCCATCTCAAATGGATCCTGCAGTGTGCAATCTGAATTTAGCCAAGACTCCAGTACAGTCTCCGAACACCGGgaggaatatttttttttaaaaaaagaaatatgctctctctctcacacactaAAATCTTATATCTTTGTCAAATTATTTAACTTAACTTAATttctataaaatatattttttagtttggtGTGCTTTCCTCAGCTATTAACCTAGTAATATTTGGAGCTTATGCAACttaatacttttttatttttaatgtggCATCCAGAATCTAAGTACTAATATGACATGAACCATTTTGGAAGGGATAAATAAATGACATGGAATTCACTATatgataattatataattaacatAATAACTACTTCGATCTATTATATTTTGCTCAATAATTAGATTGGTGGgatgatttttatattatattataattaacatgattgattttaaaaatttgataccCAAAAAATTATGACATTGCACCTACCACATTCAGTCAACTAATCTTGTGAAAAATGTCATAGGAAATCCTATCTAAAAATCATTATGTTTATACatgaaaaaaacaaacatatttGGATATTTTGaggatataaatatttttgggaactagtttttttaattaattatatttttctaattcaATAACATCATAtatttgcaattaaaaattCTACATCTGAAATTTCATAACATTATTATGGAGCTTTAATTGTGAAATTTGGAAGAggttatttttcaaaacatattcgGAAAGTTGTCACTCGTCAGTAGGGACTAATATAGGTCATTTGAAAAAATGGTATGAGTATAgcctaaaataattaatatcacATCATGTTAAGAGTATTTTTTAGATTGATTTagccaaacaaaaaatatttatataaaacttATCTAATTCAATAACATCATATAGTATATTTGCAATTAAAGTATTTGTAAGAATTCAAAGGTTTTTAATTTCATGATGTTTGCTTTGTTTGGGAACTTGACATGTTTTGCTTATTCATAATGGAAACATTGATAATTGTAGTGTTTGTTGGAAATAAATAGTGcacaattttaaaatcattattCATGTTTTTCAGAtgttaattttaatgattttttctaACAAGCATGTTGctaagatggattttatcaggTTTAATTTTTACCGATTGAATTTTTATTGGTGTAAATTTTACCGATTAAATTTTGATCATActgattgaatttttttgactaactgagaaattatgagaaaatattaGATTATGatctaaatattttaaagtaattacaaatattaaataCCGTCTAACGATTTATGTGTAAGGTTGAGAAATATATGCACAAACATTAAGGCttgttttcatttttggtaatataattaatagaaaataattttctttaaaaaaaataatggaagAGACCTACTATCTTATTATTGCAATTAtggtttgtttttatttttggtaggGCATTATGATCTTAAAAAGGTTATATAGTTAATTTAGTTTAGGACAAATCTTAAcattcacaaatcacaacctttttAACCATAATTACGTGTTTTAAAAAAGGTTTTACCACTTGTCCAGATCTGGAAAGTAAAAAGATTTTTGcagaatataataataataccataaattaacatataatattatgaaaaaataaaagagaaaaaaataaatatctttctCCCTTTCAATAAAAGAATCTCCAGCCCCTTAAGTAGAAAAATCCCAACTCTTCTGTCCCCACAGGAAGCTGCTGATACATTTTTGGATAAGCCACTTTCTGAAAATTTTcggtctcaatttatatgacatagtTTAAATATCAAGAGTCAAATTACAACTATCAAAGAATCATGTCAATATGAATTAGGACAGTGCAAGTATGAATTATTTTCATCTTAATTTaactaaacataaaatttaagtaaaaaataaaaacatttaatctAATGGTcttaaatttcttaaataaaaaatatgtatagtTCTCATATAAACTAGTTActtaaaatatagaaattaaaatactttactaaatataaaaaacactatctttttaaaattgattaaaatataaaataagacacTTAAATTAAGACAGAAGAACAGAGTATatgaatattatataatataaaataattagacATAGTACATAAACATTTCATTTAACTTGACCTCGACTTACATTTATACCATCTAATATTGAATGtccacaagtagacacttaaacttgtataaaactaAACAAATAGATTCATTCATCCTACGTAACATCCTATATGATAATTTTGTGACCTACGCGACATCCTATGTATTATGTCACGCAAAACATATATGCCTACTTGTTCAAtttcatacaaatttaaatgtttACTCATACACTGAGCCGATTAAAAAGGACATATTTATGGAAGTGGCAAAAGAAGGCggcaaaaagagagaaaaacaacAAGAGGcttcttcctctcttttctcacacacaaaaaaactaAACTTTCCTTGTGTGGGTATTGGGTTTTGGCTTTGCatatacacacaaaaatataCTACTACAAAGTCCAAAAAcactattattataattttttttgttactagTGCTCAACTATATTGttatatataaaacatttatgttttccaaaatatttcaaGAGCAAGAAATCTCTTCCCTCCATTGAGAGAGTTCCTTTTACACAAGAAACAGAACAACAAATACAAAGAATATATAAACTCATTCAATCAATTTTTGTGATACTTACAAAGATGTTTTCTGTTATATGCATTCtcttgttttgtttgttaatcTCTTTTTTCCCACAAATTATAGTTTCCTTTAATCTCACACTTCCTCATCAACATCCTTACCCTGAAGCTGTGGTTCAAGAAGTACAAAGGTGATTCTAACTTTATGCTTAACATTACTTCATATTCTTAGTATTTTTTGCTCATATAAGCATCTCTGTGTCTTTACTTGAATCGAGAGTCTATCAGAAATAACTTTTCTACTCCACATAGGTAGAAATAAGGTCTAAGTACATCTTATTGACCTCACGGTTGaattacactgaatatattattgttgtttgacTATCTCTGTTTTTCTACAAGAAAATCCACAAAATCCAATTTGagcttttcttttggtttctCTTGAGGTGTTCGATGTCCGTTTTAGGACAAACTAATCCGACTTTGTATCAGGAAGTCTCACATTGAAGGTAAAACATAGTGTACCAAAGTTAGCTCAACAATCAGAACTTGAATTCGAAATTtctgattaagaatgaaagagTACTTACCACATTGACGATAACTCCATCTTGAGTTTTGATTCTTCCCTGCTACAATGTCTTCAAGTAGTTAAATTTCACCACAAATATCAGCTTCTCTATACCCGAGCTCCAATTTTGCTTGCATTCTTCACCAGCGCTTGCCAAATGTATCACTCATCTTGCTCCCCACACGGCATATGTTGGTTGAGCTCAAAATTGTCACATATTCATATCGATTCTAGTACTAAATTTGATTGTTCTGATGAAATCCGATGCGTTAGTGCTAGTACAATTATatgctaaatatatattttttctttgtttacaGGAAGGTGAACGAATCGATTTCGAGAAGGCAACTATGGAACACCACCATGAATGCCATAACTACCCAATGTGAAACCGGAAATCCAATAGACGATTGCTGGCGCTGCGATCCAAATTGGTCGAAAAACCGGCAGCGCTTAGCCGATTGCGCCATCGGCTTCGGCCAGAACGCAATAGGAGGTAAGAACGGCAAATACTACGTCGTTTCCGATTCCTCCGATCTCGACACTGTAAATCCAACTCCGGGAACACTCCGGTACGCCGTAATCCAGGAAGAACCACTCTGGATCATCTTCTCCGGCGATATGTTCATAAAATTGAAACACGAACTCATCGTTAACAGTTACAAAACAATCGACGGCCGTGGAGCGAAAGTTCACATCACCGGTAACGGATGTATAACGTTACAGTATATTAGCAATGTGATTATACACAATATTCATATTTACAATTGTTTACCGTCGGGGAATACTGATATCCGGTCGACGCCGACGCACGTCGGTCACCGGGGTAGATCGGACGGCGACGGGATCTCGATATTTGCGTCACGGAATATATGGATTGATCATTGTGCTTTATCGCATTGTACTGATGGCTTAATTGATGCTATTATGGGGTCCACTGGTATAACGATCTCTAATAGCTATTTCAGTCACCATGATGAAGTTATGCTGCTGGGACATGATGATAAGTACTTGCCTGATGCTGGAATGCAGGTTAGTATGAATTTTCATTATTACTTTGCTCAAGTTGTTCGAACTTTTCAAAGATATTATTACATTATTCTAAAAATCACTACTTATCAATGGTTTGATACGTTGAAGTAGTTGTTTATTATGCTTTGAAATTATTCATATCCTTGTCGTCTCGTTATTGTTTTTCACCTTGATGAAATTTCAATATGAAATGAGTGAACTTCACGTGTCAAAATCACTTCTGAAACAAGGTTATGATTTATCTAAAGACAAATTAAGAATTTGAAGTGTAACCATGCTGAATTATAgtaattttgagttattttggttctaaactttcaaaaagaatgttcGACCTTCCTTTTTTCTGTCATTTTCACAAaagatgatattttttttgtacaacactttaatttcaattttcacatgacatctttaaaatcacaatattaaatgacattttgaatttatttatccATCTGCTTTTGACTATAGTTTAAATTATCATTTGTTATACTTTGATCGGGGTTCATGTTGAAGCTCTAAAGCTTAGAATAACTACAAAGACATTTTGCTAGCATCAAGGATATGAATGAgctaaaatataacaaaaaagatataattaagatattttgtataatatagttttttttttctccctcatattaaattttttgtttttgatgtataattaattttgtggataaaataggtgacaatagcATTCAATCATTTTGGAGTAGGGCTAGTACAAAGAATGCCAAGGTGTAGAAGAGGATATATACATGTTGTCAACAATGATTTTACTGAATGGCAAATGTATGCAATTGGAGGAAGTGCTAATCCTACTATTAATAGTCAAGGCAATCGATATACTGCCCCACTCGATGCAAATGCAAAAGAGGTATTTTTTACTCCCTTTTTTTTTCGTTTGTTCAATTTTTACTGGATAAGGTTATTcgatatatatattcataaaaaataataaatatttcataaaattatttaaaatgcaTGCAAATTATATATGgcttatctttttatttttttaaaattatataagtcTTAAATGTCACATTCATATCTTTTTTTTCAACCTTGAGAAAAGACCTCCCCTAGAACATATGCTTTTTTGTTTTACTGCATGGTTTATTGGGGAAAATATTGACATTGTTTGTAGGGACCATagtttcaatttctcaaattcCTATATAAGAAAAACACCCTCATACTCTCATCATTCAAAAATTCCGAGACGTTCGGTCATGTtttattatgaaatttttttaaacaaatttataatgatatttgaaaattgttGTTGTGGTTGACAACGAATACAAGTTGAAATTGCTTTTGACTTTTTGCGAGTAATTTAGACTCTAAAGGAGTGATAAAATCTTCTTTCATGGCAACAAACGTGTTTTCTGAAGTTCAACTTTGAAAaacgtaaaaaaaataaaaaattcattatcGAACACTCCCTTAATGTTTGGTTGTCTATTTCTACCTCGAGCACATACAATAAAATCGTAAATAGTCAAACAAAATTCAATCCATGAACAAcattatttcaataaaaatcataatGTCAGAGGAATCGTTACCACAAGACATAATATAGttcctttttagttaattttaacaAGAATGTTTTGCAAATTGCAAAATTAACCATAATTAGCTGTAAGTACTTGATTTAAATATTGTTAACAAGAATGTTTTGTCTGTTTAATAGGTGACAAAGCGCGTGGAGACAGACGAGGGGGAGTGGAGTGGGTGGAACTGGAGAACAGATGGAGACGTAATGGTAAATGGAGCATTTTTTGTGCCATCAGGTGAAGAAGGACTTGGCAACCAATACGCGAAAGCCTCGAGCGTGGAGCCCAAATCCGCTGCTATTATTGATCAACTTACACTTAATGCCGGTGTTTTTGGTGCCCCAAGGTACACACAACCCAACATTTCTTATATATTGACATTTTTACCCCTAGTGTctaaataatttcttaattttaagaTACTTAAAAACTTGATAATTAGAaattacatgaaaaaaataGACTAAATGGTCTAACAGttaatgaaatagatgaaaaaattaGAGGAGATTATGACTTAATAATATAagtaaacactaaaaaatacgttagatgattttttcttatttgtttaaGTTAAGAGGATAAAGTTGTCTGATATCTTATCGTGATTCTCTGAACAAATCTAACATCGACAAATTTTTTAAgtgtttaaattttgtattaagaaaataaaatttagacaCTTAACGTATTTTATTGTTGTGCAAACCTAAGACCAAAGGGAATAATATCACTAGATTATATGATTGTGTGACGATAGTAGAATAAAATTAAGGAACCCACtatttcttgttttaattttttgtttactatattttataaatctcgaaaaatacattttcttgtttctttcttATTTCGCAGTGAGGGTGTTGATCGAATAGAAGATAGTGTGGATTCGTTAAAGGCTAAAGaatatactctctccgtttcaatttttttgctttacttttttctttcatccttttaaaaaataagcgTTTCTTCTTTTGACAAATTTTTAGGTTTAACTTTTTACATGCAATGTTAGATCATaggattaaaatattttgatacattttacGTATGTTAGTTTAACTTACAAAGTTTTGaaagttcttttttaaaaaaaaattcatgttaaattaattttgaaaaacaaatcGAAACGGagaaagtatattttatttattttagtttagtagAAAGGTTAGAATAAGTAGAAAGATATATATGATACGTGGATCCACGTGAGAATACGTACATTGAGAATCTTAATAGAGCCTTATGTACTCTTTGAATTGTCTTTTTCTATAGTCGAGTCCACATAGATTTAAGTAATGTTACTTTGTTTTTTCTATTTAGTATTCAGTTATCTCGTATTGAAATTGATTAAATCTGAAATCACATAAAGAAGTTTATATTAAGTATCTTTATTTAGTAGATTTAAATGAGATCTctagttaaaaaaaagaaaactccATTCAAAAGACTTGAACTTATGAAAACCTTTTATtaagaattataatatttatctctctattataatttattgataAGTAAAGTTACCTTTAGTAATATTATATTATGCATAATATTTGAGAATTTAAAAGGTGATGGAGATGTCACTGCTCAAGAAAGGGGTccattttttcttgtatttgatCAACTCGTGGACCTAGTCACTTTTAACGTCACCAAACCTTACATAAATAAAGTGTTATGAAtctagtatttttcttttgttcgtTTTAATTGTGGTTTTCGAATCAATTTTCATTCaactcaattaaatttatagGTGTTTAGTATGTCCCATTGGTAACTTTGTCTATCTTGACTTAGACAGATGATATGaaaattatttagtatttttacTTCAACTTAAAATCTCATAGTTCTCAATCACGTCATTAATCACTATTATACTAACAAATTTCTAACAACATAAAGAGGTCAAGTCTAGAatctttataatttatatatgtatctaTCTATATAGTATAgtactaataattataattaaatttagtGAAGGGCAAAAAGGGAAGATTAGGTCAGGTGAGGTTATTTAATAAGAGTGTGTGAGAGATGTGAAGTTAGATTCTTTGGGTTCATGCATTCCAGCCCATGCAAAAAAGTGGGCCCAAAATGCACTTTTTTATTAAAGGATTTGGACCCCACACTTGATATTAATTGGGCCTATTGGACTAAAGATAAAGGTAGGGCCCATATGGCCTAGTTGCTCAATTTGGTATTAAAGATTTAGTGGGAAAAATGCAAGTACTAGTACATGTTAGACTCACACCTCTTGCGTTGTGTACGTCGAAAACAGTCTCTTTACCTCATAAAGAAAGGGATAAAATTCTCGTTTAGTGATAGATTTTAATGTTTAAAACTATAAACATTAATTTTTgaagttataatttttaaaatttaaagttgtgTTGATtgtgaaattttatttgtggaagTCCCAAAAGTTGATTTGGACCAGtttttgaaacttgaacttTTTTTAAAGACAACTTTTTATAGTATCATGCAAAATCTATGCGAAAACATATTTTTGaagacaattttttaaaatttgattcaaaatcTATAGTCAAATGCTAATAAAATCTGTGTACGTTTTTTTTTCCGGACCTCACTTATGAAATTAAGTTAGGAATGTTGCTGTTGAACTTGCaccaatataaataaatatgttcTTTTGTAAATAAACAATTTCCCCTTCTTTTTTTGGATGTATTAGACTCTTAGAAAATGGCATGTCAAAAAGACCTTTTCCATTCTCTAACCTATTAGAATcgtttaattaatatatttgaataaacaaaaaccaaaaaaaaaaattttaaaaaaaaaaacaaaaaattactcACCCTCTCATATttcttgaaataaattttaaatctgTCATTATCAAGAAAAATTAGACCCATAATGGGACATCTACTATTTGCCCACATGTTTTTCTCCAACAAACTATTATAGTTtttattgcaatttttttttaaaaaaaaaagccaTCATTTTAGGTATATGTCTCTCTTAGTCTCTTTGTATAACAAAATTATTGAACGGTGAAAAAGTAAAGGGGTTgggaaattgaaaatttaaatttattcaatatttaatacgAAAGATACTGTGCTTttgaaattatgaatttattCTTAAATTGGTGGAGCTTAGTTCAAGTGGCAATGATCGAGAGACTCGTGATTTAGGTCACATATTTGAATCTTGCATCATGCAAATTAAGCACGGTATTTAGGTGGAGAAGAAATAATGATTCGACCTCAGAAGAGATTGgaaaatttgattaaaaaatctaaataattgtaaaaaagGACTAGAAATACATATACGAGAAACtcatgaaaaatgaagagacaAAGTTATTATCTGTGGATTTTGAAGGGTGCATTTGATCCTTAGGATTGGCCAGACAAATTTTAGCAATAACACACGCACATATACAAAGTTTTCAAACGATGTAtttgttataataatttttattaatagaTACAAAATGCTCCAATCTtcaattcatttatatgtatatattttatatcattagTAACTCATTCTTTCACatctatatatatttcatatcgAAAATATTAGGATTCAATCtctaataatatattttattattaaaaaaaaaaacagggaTAAAAGTATTAGTATATCATATGGAGGAGGGACCACCACCGGAGCTAGCGGGAGCGGTGGTGGCGGGTCCACCGGCGCCGGAGATGATGGTGATTTTTTTGGAATGATGTTTGGGAGCGGCGCACCACAAAAATTATCATCAACCACTTATTATACTATCTTATTatctcttttaattattttatttttgtacaccaaccaattatttttaatcttaCTATAGCATTTACTTATATTGTTATATTTATTCAAGAAAGAATcaaaagatataagaaaatatattgcaACTTGATAATCTCAAGGGTCCCAATTTTTCTTTGTATATAATAATTGATTGATAGGAATGTCAAAGAGAGGAATTTATGGGTTGTTAGATATTGTGTCACACTCTTAggtttcactttttttttatgtcttgttccaatttatttaaaaagaataatgctgttctatttttaaaaatagtttaaaatttaaatctcaATCCATCACTCAACAATATGATATAGACATATTATTGTCACCTATTCTTActtaaaaacttaaaagaagCTTTAAAAATAGAGACATGGTGGATAGTAAAGAAAGTAAAGTAGAAATAGAATCTGCTTACGAAATGAAGTAGTCTAAATAAGAACGAGAAATATCCACCAAAAAACGCTGGCTTTTTGAGAAGTCTGTTGTCACCGTGCTTACATTCATGGAAAttctcctctcttttttttatcaaagacTTGATTGAATACAAAATCTATTTCACAAGAATTACATAAACATCTAAAATTGTTTGAGAAATGCATAATTGATTGATAAGAATGTCAAAGAGGTATTTATGGGTTGTTAACTATTGGACGTCACCACTTTgttttcacttatttttttaagaaacatttTCTTCTTGTGGGGTGCTTGAGTATGACTTAGAATTGGTGGCTAATGgaattttttgactttttgtgTTAAATGATGATGAATTAAAGTGTTGAAAActgtataattaattaaattttagaaaGATAAGAGTATGGTTGGCCAAGGTTCCTTTTTCGGATCATACATCAATTTCAGAGCCTAT
Coding sequences within:
- the LOC125844001 gene encoding probable pectate lyase 13, encoding MFSVICILLFCLLISFFPQIIVSFNLTLPHQHPYPEAVVQEVQRKVNESISRRQLWNTTMNAITTQCETGNPIDDCWRCDPNWSKNRQRLADCAIGFGQNAIGGKNGKYYVVSDSSDLDTVNPTPGTLRYAVIQEEPLWIIFSGDMFIKLKHELIVNSYKTIDGRGAKVHITGNGCITLQYISNVIIHNIHIYNCLPSGNTDIRSTPTHVGHRGRSDGDGISIFASRNIWIDHCALSHCTDGLIDAIMGSTGITISNSYFSHHDEVMLLGHDDKYLPDAGMQVTIAFNHFGVGLVQRMPRCRRGYIHVVNNDFTEWQMYAIGGSANPTINSQGNRYTAPLDANAKEVTKRVETDEGEWSGWNWRTDGDVMVNGAFFVPSGEEGLGNQYAKASSVEPKSAAIIDQLTLNAGVFGAPRDKSISISYGGGTTTGASGSGGGGSTGAGDDGDFFGMMFGSGAPQKLSSTTYYTILLSLLIILFLYTNQLFLILL